In one window of Hevea brasiliensis isolate MT/VB/25A 57/8 chromosome 10, ASM3005281v1, whole genome shotgun sequence DNA:
- the LOC110668814 gene encoding cytochrome P450 81Q32, with the protein MEGALFYLFLSLFFFLALKFYQSRIRRKNLPPSPPAIPIIGHLNLLKPPMHRTLHSLAQKYGSIIFLRFGCRPVVVVSSSSAAEECFTKNDIVFANRPKLLVGKYIAYNYTTLVQAPYGDHWRNLRRIGAIEIFSTHRLNMLLSIRRDEIKRQLTKLSHHSMQDYAKVELKSVFNELTFNIMIRMVAGKSYYGDDVSNEEEARKFREIMKEAVRYGGVSNPGDFMPILNWIDGGYFKKKVISLAEKTDKFFQGLIDEHRNNKEHSGLERKNTMIDHLLSLQESQPDYYTDEIIKGLIQIMLFAGTDTSAVTLEWAMSNLLNHPSILRKARDEIENQVGQECLVDEPHLSKLPCLQNIIFETLRLYPAAPLLVPHMSSDDCTLGGYDVPRGTLLLVNAWTIHRDPTIWDDPTSFKPERFDGGEGEGHKLMPFGLGRRSCPGSGLAQRVMGLTLGSLIQCFEWERVSDKEIDMMEGKGITMPKAVPLEAMCKARPIMKKILLPQAQPV; encoded by the exons aTGGAAGGCGCACTATTTTACTTGTTCCTTTCCCTTTTTTTCTTCCTAGCTTTAAAATTCTACCAATCAAGAATCCGACGTAAAAATCTCCCTCCAAGCCCACCGGCGATTCCAATTATCGGCCACCTCAACCTCCTAAAACCGCCCATGCACCGCACTCTCCACAGTCTAGCTCAAAAATATGGCTCAATCATCTTCCTCCGATTCGGCTGTCGTCCCGTAGTTGTTGTCTCCTCTTCCTCCGCCGCAGAAGAATGCTTCACCAAGAACGACATAGTTTTTGCTAATCGTCCAAAGCTACTCGTGGGCAAGTACATAGCTTATAACTACACTACCTTAGTGCAAGCACCGTATGGCGACCACTGGCGCAACCTCCGCCGCATTGGCGCTATTGAAATCTTCTCAACTCATCGCCTTAACATGCTTCTAAGCATTCGAAGAGATGAAATCAAAAGACAATTAACTAAGCTATCTCATCATTCGATGCAAGATTATGCAAAGGTAGAGCTAAAATCAGTGTTTAACGAGCTAACGTTTAATATTATGATTAGAATGGTTGCAGGGAAGAGCTATTATGGTGATGATGTAAGTAATGaggaagaagcaagaaagttCAGGGAGATAATGAAGGAGGCAGTGCGTTATGGAGGGGTATCAAATCCTGGGGATTTCATGCCAATCTTGAATTGGATTGATGGTGGTTATTTTAAGAAGAAGGTGATAAGTCTTGCAGAAAAGACAGATAAATTCTTCCAGGGTTTGATCGATGAGCATAGAAATAATAAGGAGCATTCAGGTTTAGAGAGGAAGAATACCATGATTGATCACCTTCTTTCTTTGCAAGAGTCACAGCCCGATTATTATACTGATGAGATTATCAAAGGGCTCATTCAG ATCATGCTGTTTGCTGGAACAGACACATCTGCAGTGACATTAGAATGGGCAATGTCCAATCTACTCAACCATCCAAGCATACTGAGGAAGGCTAGAGATGAAATAGAAAATCAGGTTGGGCAAGAATGTTTGGTAGATGAACCTCATCTTTCCAAGTTACCCTGCCTTCAAAACATTATCTTCGAGACCCTTAGGCTCTACCCAGCAGCTCCACTCTTAGTTCCCCACATGTCATCTGATGATTGTACTCTTGGAGGATACGACGTGCCGCGTGGCACCTTGCTATTAGTCAATGCGTGGACTATACATAGAGATCCTACAATTTGGGATGATCCTACGAGTTTCAAACCTGAGAGATTTGATGGAGGGGAAGGAGAGGGTCACAAACTCATGCCATTCGGTTTGGGAAGAAGGTCCTGTCCTGGGTCTGGTTTAGCTCAACGTGTAATGGGGTTGACCTTAGGGTCCCTCATCCAATGCTTTGAATGGGAAAGGGTGAGTGACAAGGAGATTGATATGATGGAAGGTAAAGGGATTACTATGCCCAAGGCTGTACCACTAGAGGCCATGTGCAAAGCACGCCCAATCATGAAGAAGATTCTGCTGCCTCAGGCTCAGCCAGTTTAG